ACGATGCCACCTGCCGGCGTACCAATAACAGGCAACCCGGCCCCCATCGCCTCCAAAAAAGAGCTGCCCAAGCCTTCCGTCCTGGAAGCTCGTACGAACATATCGGCTTGGTTTAAATATTCCGGAATTTTTTCCGGATCCACATGACCTAAAAATTTTACAATATCTTCAACCCCTAATTCCTTCGCCAAATCTTTCAACTTTTTTTCCTCCGGCCCCGCGCCAAGGATTTGAATTACGAATGAAGAATCAGGAATTAAGGCTTTTAACCTTGCCGCCGCTTTAATGAGAATGTCCACTCCGTTTTTATGCACTAGCCTGGAGGTAGTAATTATAATTTTTTTACTCTCTACATCAAGGACCGACCTTGATGCCGGCATCAAGGTCGGTCCTTGATGTTTCTCCAAGCTTACTCCATTCGGCACCACTTCAATTTTATCCGTTTTTATCCCAATCTCCTTCGCCCAGTCGGCCAAAAAATTGCTTATCGCCTGGACATGATCGGCGCGCTTGAAAATACCCCTGAAAAACGGATTAAGGATAAATTTTAAAATCCCCATTCTTTTTTCCGGATAATCCAAATTATCCCCCTCCTGCAATGTCAGCAAAAATTTAACTTTGGGATTAAAAAATTTAAAAAAGAGAGCGGCAAATCCGGCGCGGTTGGCCATAATAGACCAAACGACGTCGTGTTTGTTTTTCCTGTTCAGTCTTAACCCTTTACAGAAAGCCAGAAACGGAAACAATAATTTTCCGCCGCCGATTCTGTAAACATTCACATTGCCTATTTTTTCAAATTTTGGTCGGTTTTTATCAAAACGGAGCGTGACTAAGTCCCAGCCAAAATCTTCTATTCTGTCCGTAATTTCTTTAACCGCCAATTCCGCCCCGCCCACAAACGGAACATAAGCCATAGAAAAAATCAGTGCCCGTTTTTTGCCCAATTTAGGGCTGTCTTTATAAAAATCCATAAATATGCTATATTGTCAATGATACACCAAAATAACCCAAAAATCAATGAAAAAAGTCCTGTTTATTATCACCAAATCCGTATGGGGCGGCGCGCAAAAATACGTGCATGACATAGCCGTAAATCTGCCCAAAGATAAATTTCAAGCGGCGGTGGCTGGCGGCGGAAGCGGCCCGATGGCCGATAAAATAAAGGCGGAAGGTTTGCCATATTTTGAAATTAAAAACTTCCAGCGTAATGTAAATATTTTGAAGGAATTTCTAGCCTTTTTTGAAATTATTAAAATCCTATTCAGAGAGAAACCGGACATTGTCCACGTTTCCAGCTCCAAAGCCGGCGGCGTGGCGGGGCTGGCGGTCGTTGTTTACTCCGCTTTGAGGCGGGCAAGTTCATTTTTCCATCAAGGACATAACGGGAATGATTCCAAAACGAACTTGCCCGCCTCTTCGCCTTCAAAACCATTGGCTGTTTTTACCGTTCACGGCTGGGCTTTTTTGGAAGACCGACCAGATTGGCAAATACGACTCATCAAATTTGCCAGTAAAATTACTTGCCTGTTCTACGACAAAATAATCTGCGTTTCCCGAAACGATTACAACGAAGCGCTAAAAAATAAAATCGCGCCGGGAAAAAAACTTTTTGTCATTCACAACGGAGTTAAACCGGAAGACTATAATTTTGAAGAAAGAACGGAAAAAGAATTCGTCGTCGGCACCATCGGCGAAGCGGCTAAAAACAAAGGCCACGCCTATCTGACGGAGGCGGCTAAAATTGTTCCCGGAATTAAATTAAATATAATCAGCAACATTCCAAACGCCGCGCGTTATCTCAAAAACTTCGACATCTTTGTTCTGCCGTCCATAAAAGAAGGTTTGCCTTATGTGATTTTGGAAGCGGGCTTGGCCGGTTTGCCGGTCGTAGCCTCAAACATCGGCGGTATTCTGGAAATAATAGAGGACGACAAAAACGGCCTACTCGTCCCGCCGGCTGATCCGGAAGCGCTGGCCCGCGCCATAAAAAAATTGGTTGAAGACAAAACCCTGCGCGAAAATCTGGCCAAAAATCTTCACGAAAAGATAACCAAAGAATTTTCGTTGGAGAAAATGCTAAGCGCCACCGTCGCGGCGTACAAGAAACAGTCCTCCTCCGCCGAAAATCCCCAGTCCAAGGCTTAAATAAAGCCATTTCTTCCAGCCGGAACCCGGATTTCCTCTTTCTCCGGCGGCGTAAATAATGTTAGCGGCTTGATTTTCTGGCGGCGATGTTGATGCTCCAAAGCCGACAACCGTTGCCGGCTTTTGGTTTTTGTTGACAAAATTTACTGATGAAATATTTTTCGCCGGAGAAATTGAACTTATATTGACGTTCGATGTCGATATAGGCACGCCCTGCGGAATAGCATGAAGATTAGATTGAGATTGCGAGGGTGTTTCGCGAAGCGAGAAAGAAAATGCGATCGAACCGCTAGGGTATAACAGCTCCGCCGTTTGTCCGGCGCCAATTTTTATTTTTGAAACGTCGGAAGATAAAGTCAGGGTTGCTCCGGCGCCAATAAAAGAATTGGCCGGAAATGTAAAAATATTTTGCCCTGATTTTACAAACCAGCCGGAAACGTCCACTTCCGCGTCAGAACCGTTTTTAAATTTTATAAATTCACCGCCGGCTTCAATTATCTCAAGTTTACTCGGAACGATTTTTACGTTTACCCTGTCGGAAGCGGAATACTGGCCGGAAGCGACGTCCAGCACGGCTATGTATTCCCCGGGATATTTGTAAAAATGTCTTACGTTTTTTCCTTCGGCGAAAGAGCCGTCGCCGAAGTTCCATAAATACCTGGCGTTTTCCAAAGGTTCTTCCTTAAACCCCAGCGCCGCGCCTTCAAACAACACTCCGGCGCCGGCGACTCCGCTTTTATTCCCGCCGGCGTTGGCGTAAATTCGCGGTTCAACCGGCCAGGCTACAGCGACTGAACCGGATTGGCTTGTCTGGCCGGAAAAAAAACTTGAGGCTTGAGCCACTCCTGAGGCCGCCGAAGAAGCTTGAACCGAGGACTGGCCGCCGGAAGCGTTGGCAGCTTTTGGAGTGGCGGCGGCCGTAATCCAGCCGCCGTCCGCTTTCTGCATAGTTAATTTGGCGGCGTTGTCGCCCGCCGGCCACTTGCTTCCGGCGTCAACGCGGTCAACTTCCGTCCCTTCTTTGTCTTTTAAAATCAAAACTTCACCATCGTTGGAAAGGGCGCCGGTGTAGATGGCATCCGCCTTTACTTCCGGAACCGACGAGTCGTCTGTTCTTTCCAGCAAATAAAATCCACTAGCGGGAATAGTCTTAACAGCCGCGCTGGAAAAATCAATTTCCGGCGAGCCGTCGGCCGCTTTCAGTGTCCAACCGTTTAAATCAACTTCGGAGTTGCCGTTGTTGTACAACTCCAGCCACTCGTTGTTCGCGGAAACGGCCGTCCCCATCCAGGCAACCTCGTTTATCACAACCGCCGCTTTCGCGAAACAA
The sequence above is drawn from the Candidatus Paceibacter sp. genome and encodes:
- a CDS encoding glycosyltransferase family 4 protein; this translates as MDFYKDSPKLGKKRALIFSMAYVPFVGGAELAVKEITDRIEDFGWDLVTLRFDKNRPKFEKIGNVNVYRIGGGKLLFPFLAFCKGLRLNRKNKHDVVWSIMANRAGFAALFFKFFNPKVKFLLTLQEGDNLDYPEKRMGILKFILNPFFRGIFKRADHVQAISNFLADWAKEIGIKTDKIEVVPNGVSLEKHQGPTLMPASRSVLDVESKKIIITTSRLVHKNGVDILIKAAARLKALIPDSSFVIQILGAGPEEKKLKDLAKELGVEDIVKFLGHVDPEKIPEYLNQADMFVRASRTEGLGSSFLEAMGAGLPVIGTPAGGIVDFLKDGETGLLAAIDNPDDLADKIKTLLENKELAAKIAENGRRLVVEKYPWESVAARMKDIFLKLWK
- a CDS encoding glycosyltransferase family 4 protein, with translation MKKVLFIITKSVWGGAQKYVHDIAVNLPKDKFQAAVAGGGSGPMADKIKAEGLPYFEIKNFQRNVNILKEFLAFFEIIKILFREKPDIVHVSSSKAGGVAGLAVVVYSALRRASSFFHQGHNGNDSKTNLPASSPSKPLAVFTVHGWAFLEDRPDWQIRLIKFASKITCLFYDKIICVSRNDYNEALKNKIAPGKKLFVIHNGVKPEDYNFEERTEKEFVVGTIGEAAKNKGHAYLTEAAKIVPGIKLNIISNIPNAARYLKNFDIFVLPSIKEGLPYVILEAGLAGLPVVASNIGGILEIIEDDKNGLLVPPADPEALARAIKKLVEDKTLRENLAKNLHEKITKEFSLEKMLSATVAAYKKQSSSAENPQSKA
- a CDS encoding lamin tail domain-containing protein, which gives rise to MKKSSFSFVTLILMAVLLAAPCFAKAAVVINEVAWMGTAVSANNEWLELYNNGNSEVDLNGWTLKAADGSPEIDFSSAAVKTIPASGFYLLERTDDSSVPEVKADAIYTGALSNDGEVLILKDKEGTEVDRVDAGSKWPAGDNAAKLTMQKADGGWITAAATPKAANASGGQSSVQASSAASGVAQASSFFSGQTSQSGSVAVAWPVEPRIYANAGGNKSGVAGAGVLFEGAALGFKEEPLENARYLWNFGDGSFAEGKNVRHFYKYPGEYIAVLDVASGQYSASDRVNVKIVPSKLEIIEAGGEFIKFKNGSDAEVDVSGWFVKSGQNIFTFPANSFIGAGATLTLSSDVSKIKIGAGQTAELLYPSGSIAFSFSLRETPSQSQSNLHAIPQGVPISTSNVNISSISPAKNISSVNFVNKNQKPATVVGFGASTSPPENQAANIIYAAGERGNPGSGWKKWLYLSLGLGIFGGGGLFLVRRDGGA